From Trichoderma atroviride chromosome 1, complete sequence, one genomic window encodes:
- a CDS encoding uncharacterized protein (CAZy:GH3) translates to MLAAASQATSSQPLYKNPHASIDDRVSDLLKRMSVQEKMAQLIQGDMSNYLDLTYGTFNKSGLVWNMEYRANSVWTGYYTNMTTVKKAAQLAQEYLLKETELGIPTFVQSEGLHGFLGLNATIFNSPIGVGCSFNPSLVETMANAIATESLALGVNQLFAPLADLARELRYGRVEECYSEDSYLAGEMAYSYAKGLQEKGVSATVKHFAAFASPEQGINTSPVHGGERELRSLYLPSFKRAIIDSGATSIMSSYNSYDGVPMVANSAVLTDILRGEWGYEYFVTSDAGGTARLSNAFYICGAEDNDCITLEALPAGNDVEMGGGYYSYQSIPALVESGKLSESVLDTAVSRVLRAKFKLGLFEKPYTGVADDDIFKYINTPAHKKIARQLDSESIVLLENHQNVLPLKKNANVAVIGPMAHGYVNYGDYVIHTAMTRGVTPLDGINSVSTGKVTYAQGCERWSNDESGFDEAIAAAKDSDVAVVVVGTWSRDQNELWSGYNATTGEHIDISDFHLVGAMPRLVKAIIETGKPTVVVYSSGKPITEPRISEEASALVQQFYQSEQGGYALADVLYGNVNPSGKLSVSFPYDVGTLPIYYDYQNSARSSPNPGHIYENGTLVFGSTYVFENPTALYEFGYGLSYSQFEFSDISVSKTQVSASDAVTVSVKVTNKSQHDGAEVVQLYVKDMIASVDVPRYRLKGFQKATVKAGKSTTVKIDLSVEDWGLWNRQMKYVVEPGDFTVLVGNSSENFFGNVTVTVS, encoded by the exons atgctggcggcggccagccAGGCCACCTCAAGCCAGCCGTTATACAAGAACCCTCACGCTTCTATCGATGATAGAGTGTCTGATCTGCTCAAACGCATGTCCGTACAGGAAAAAATGGCCCAGTTGATTCAAGGCGACATGTCCAACTATCTCGACCTCACGTATGGCACGTTCAACAAATCGGGTCTTGTATGGAATATGGAGTACCGAGCCAATTCGGTCTGGACTGGCTACTATACCAACATGACGACGGTCAAGAAGGCTGCTCAGTTGGCGCAAGAATACCTGCTCAAGGAAACCGAACTGG GCATTCCGACGTTTGTTCAGAGCGAAGGTCTTCATGGATTCTTGGGCCTGAATGCCACGATTTTCAACTCGCCCATTGGTGTAGGATGCTCGTTCAATCCCAGCCTGGTAGAGACAATGGCAAACGCCATTGCGACGGAAAGTCTAGCTCTCGGAGTCAACCAGCTTTTCGCACCGCTGGCTGACCTTGCACGAGAGTTGAGATACGGCCGAGTAGAGGAATGTTATAGCGAGGACTCCTACTT AGCGGGGGAAATGGCTTACAGCTATGCCAAGGGACTCCAAGAAAAAGGGGTCTCAGCGACTGTCAAGCATTTT GCTGCTTTTGCTTCCCCCGAGCAGGGCATCAACACTTCTCCAGTCCACGGAGGCGAACGCGAGCTACGGTCACTATATCTTCCGTCGTTTAAGAGAGCCATCATTGACAGCGGCGCTACTTCCATCATGTCCTCCTACAATTCCTACGATGGCGTCCCCATGGTTGCAAACTCGGCGGTGCTCACCGATATCCTTCGCGGCGAATGGGGCTACGAGTATTTCGTAACGTCTGATGCCGGTGGAACTGCTCGCCTTTCTAATGCTTTTTACATCTGCGGAGCCGAAGACAACGATTGCATTACTCTCGAG GCTCTGCCTGCTGGCAACGATGTCGAAATGGGCGGTGGATATTACAGCTACCAGTCTATCCCAGCCCTTGTTGAATCAGGCAAGCTGAGCGAAAGCGTCTTGGATACTGCTGTATCTCGCGTGCTTCGCGCAAAGTTCAAGCTGGGCCTTTTCGAGAAGCCCTATACTGGCGTAGctgacgacgacatcttcaagtATATCAACACTCCGGCGCATAAGAAGATTGCCCGCCAACTTGATTCAGAGAGTATCGTGCTTCTTGAAAATCACCAAAACGTTTtgcctttgaagaagaacgcCAATGTGGCAGTTATTGGCCCCATGGCTCACGGTTATGTCAAT TACGGAGATTATGTGATTCACACAGCAATGACCCGAGGTGTCACCCcccttgatggcatcaactCTGTTAGCACCGGCAAAGTTACCTATGCTCAAGGCTGCGAGCGCTGGTCCAACGATGAATCTGGCTTCGACGAAGCCAttgctgccgccaaagacTCGGACGTTgctgtcgtcgttgtcggGACATGGTCACGAGACCAGAACGAGCTCTGGTCAGGCTATAACGCAACAACTGGCGAGCATATTGACATCAGCGACTTCCACCTCGTCGGCGCCATGCCTCGCTtggtcaaggccatcatcgagACCGGAAAGCCCACCGTCGTCGTCTACAGCTCCGGAAAGCCCATCACCGAGCCGAGGATCTCGGAGGAAGCATCTGCTCTTGTACAGCAGTTTTATCAGTCCGAGCAGGGTGGATATGCTCTCGCAGATGTGCTGTATGGAAACGTCAACCCTTCAGGCAAGCTCTCTGTGAGCTTCCCCTACGATGTTGGGACTCTGCCCATCTACTACGACTACCAAAACTCCGCGAGAAGTTCCCCCAATCCCGGCCATATTTACGAAAACGGGACCcttgtctttggcagcaCCTACGTATTCGAGAACCCCACCGCGCTCTATGAATTCGGATACGGCCTGTCATACAGTCAGTTCGAATTCTCCGACATCTCAGTCTCCAAAACTCAAGTGTCCGCTTCCGATGCTGTGACCGTTTCTGTGAAAGTAACAAATAAGTCACAGCATGATGGAGCCGAGGTGGTGCAGCTTTACGTCAAGGATATGATTGCTTCCGTAGACGTGCCACGATACCGGCTCAAGGGCTTCCAAAAGGCCACTGTCAAGGCTGGAAAGTCTACGACGGTCAAGATCGACCTCTCAGTCGAGGATTGGGGGCTATGGAACCGCCAGATGAAATATGTGGTTGAGCCTGGGGATTTCACTGTTCTCGTAGGCAACTCTAGCGAAAACTTCTTTGGAAACGTCACAGTGACTGTGTCATAA